The proteins below come from a single Oscillospiraceae bacterium genomic window:
- a CDS encoding TPM domain-containing protein produces MKKKLFSLLTALVLCLLCAVPAFAEMPLVMDTYELFKPEVTAELEQKAQDASAGHGVNVYLLTVADIGGQNVREFAKDWYRNYDLGYGEGKSGILFLIALDSRDYVTITYGGGVTAFTDYRIAQIEDKIVPMLSDGSYYKASDTYIEMCADTLDFYADKGAPLDSGNDPAKGWIKWVFVFVIPLAVASIVCGIFYAQMKTANEQTHANAYMPAEGLALSVVEDTYTHTTETETYDPVKDDSSSSSSGSSTDSDGFGGSSGGKF; encoded by the coding sequence ATGAAAAAGAAACTGTTTTCTCTGCTTACGGCACTGGTGCTGTGCTTGCTCTGCGCTGTACCGGCGTTTGCCGAAATGCCGCTGGTGATGGACACCTACGAGCTGTTCAAACCCGAAGTGACCGCTGAATTGGAGCAAAAGGCGCAGGATGCCAGTGCCGGACACGGTGTCAATGTCTACCTGTTGACAGTGGCTGACATCGGCGGCCAGAACGTGCGCGAATTTGCCAAGGACTGGTACCGCAACTATGACCTTGGCTACGGCGAGGGCAAAAGCGGTATCCTGTTTTTGATTGCGCTGGATTCCCGCGATTATGTGACCATCACCTACGGCGGCGGCGTGACCGCCTTTACCGACTACCGCATCGCACAGATCGAGGATAAGATCGTGCCGATGCTCTCGGACGGATCGTATTACAAGGCCTCCGACACTTACATAGAAATGTGCGCTGACACGCTTGATTTCTATGCCGACAAGGGTGCGCCGCTGGACAGCGGCAACGACCCCGCCAAGGGTTGGATCAAGTGGGTGTTTGTGTTTGTCATTCCGCTGGCTGTGGCGAGCATCGTCTGCGGCATCTTCTACGCGCAGATGAAAACTGCCAACGAGCAGACCCATGCCAACGCCTACATGCCCGCCGAGGGTCTGGCGCTGTCCGTGGTGGAGGACACCTACACCCACACCACCGAGACCGAAACGTACGACCCCGTCAAGGACGACAGCTCGAGCAGCTCGAGCGGCTCGAGTACCGACAGCGATGGCTTCGGCGGCAGCTCGGGCGGAAAATTCTAA